In the genome of Fervidobacterium gondwanense DSM 13020, one region contains:
- a CDS encoding thiamine pyrophosphate-dependent enzyme — MKNLGQLLLQEEPFSEIVIGNTAIVRAMIESGVRVVTSYPGSPTPEIAETINLLPKEKSPLYFEFSTNEKVALEVAFGAAVNGYTSCVFFKSVGMNVVADSFVQLSMMEIPGGMVVVIGDDPGANSSQNEQDNRHYARLSYTPLFEPKDAQEVYSMFIEAVKYAREFKSPVILRLTTHTAHFKQKVKFGIYKQTELTPHRFDPKNLGPYIPIGQNVPVMKRRALEKLRKWEEVSEKYAYILNNGSEIGIITAGLPYLSLLDVLGDNKNKVDILRLGMVYPFPRKAIVKFLRSHKVIKILEELDDFIEEKVKAIAFEEGINVKIVGKQDMEDLIGEYTPEKVANVMRKFMPELVREIKSPEHKVRAISRPPQLCPGCGHRPVFYVLSKILREHDMSVADIGCHTLGFLEPYNVGQVLLSMGHSTGTASGLSLFNTERKIVAFLGDSTFFHAGIPGIINAVFNKHNFTLVVMENGTTAMTGHQDHPGKAMKIRNILEAIGVKHIWEVDTYQQDKLEEILKTALSTPEFNVVIAKHPCMLKFTRERRRKGIVKVPQMKVTNACTLARVCISKFACPSFQIADDGSIFVHEDLCIGDGSCIPVCPSGALELEKFEVGGDTK; from the coding sequence ATGAAAAACTTGGGTCAATTATTACTCCAAGAAGAGCCTTTTTCAGAGATTGTTATTGGCAACACAGCGATAGTGCGAGCAATGATTGAAAGTGGCGTTAGAGTAGTTACATCGTACCCTGGTTCGCCAACACCTGAGATAGCCGAAACGATTAATCTACTTCCAAAAGAAAAGTCCCCGCTTTATTTCGAATTTTCCACGAATGAAAAGGTAGCCCTTGAGGTCGCCTTCGGTGCGGCGGTGAATGGATACACATCGTGTGTCTTTTTCAAAAGCGTAGGTATGAATGTTGTAGCTGATTCGTTTGTGCAGCTAAGCATGATGGAGATACCTGGCGGTATGGTTGTGGTTATAGGCGATGACCCGGGTGCGAATAGTTCTCAAAACGAGCAAGATAACAGACATTACGCAAGACTTTCATATACACCTTTGTTTGAACCAAAAGACGCTCAAGAAGTTTATAGCATGTTCATCGAAGCGGTTAAATACGCAAGAGAATTCAAGTCTCCTGTAATCCTCCGCCTTACAACCCACACAGCCCATTTCAAGCAAAAAGTCAAATTTGGAATTTACAAACAAACCGAATTAACACCTCATAGGTTTGACCCCAAAAATCTTGGACCGTACATCCCAATAGGGCAAAACGTACCAGTTATGAAGAGGCGTGCACTGGAAAAATTGAGGAAGTGGGAAGAAGTTTCCGAAAAGTACGCGTACATTTTAAACAACGGTAGCGAGATTGGAATTATAACCGCAGGGTTACCTTACCTTTCACTGCTCGATGTACTCGGTGATAATAAAAACAAAGTTGACATATTGAGGCTCGGAATGGTATATCCATTCCCACGAAAGGCAATCGTAAAGTTTCTTAGGTCACATAAGGTGATCAAAATACTTGAAGAGCTCGATGATTTCATCGAGGAAAAAGTTAAGGCAATCGCATTTGAGGAAGGTATAAACGTGAAGATTGTCGGAAAACAGGATATGGAAGATTTGATTGGCGAATACACACCGGAAAAGGTAGCAAACGTAATGCGCAAATTCATGCCTGAGCTGGTGAGAGAGATAAAATCTCCTGAACACAAAGTCCGTGCTATTTCAAGACCACCACAACTCTGTCCAGGTTGTGGTCATAGACCTGTCTTTTACGTGCTTTCTAAAATCCTCCGCGAGCATGACATGTCGGTTGCAGATATCGGTTGTCACACGTTGGGATTCTTAGAACCATACAACGTCGGACAAGTGCTACTTTCGATGGGGCACTCAACTGGTACTGCTTCGGGTTTGAGTTTGTTCAACACTGAGAGAAAAATCGTGGCTTTCCTTGGCGATTCCACATTCTTCCATGCAGGAATTCCTGGAATCATAAATGCTGTATTCAATAAGCATAACTTTACACTCGTTGTTATGGAAAACGGTACAACAGCCATGACCGGTCACCAAGACCATCCAGGAAAGGCAATGAAAATTAGGAACATCTTAGAAGCAATTGGTGTAAAACACATATGGGAAGTTGATACTTACCAACAAGACAAACTTGAAGAGATTTTGAAGACAGCGCTATCAACGCCGGAGTTCAACGTCGTCATAGCAAAGCACCCGTGTATGTTGAAATTCACAAGGGAAAGAAGACGGAAGGGTATTGTCAAGGTACCGCAAATGAAGGTTACAAATGCTTGTACTCTTGCAAGAGTTTGTATCTCCAAATTCGCATGTCCATCGTTCCAAATTGCAGATGACGGGAGTATTTTCGTACACGAAGACTTGTGTATTGGTGATGGTTCGTGTATTCCAGTCTGTCCTTCTGGTGCGCTTGAACTCGAGAAATTTGAAGTTGGTGGTGATACAAAATGA
- a CDS encoding ATP-grasp domain-containing protein codes for MKVQEYVAKDILRAEGVRVPKSILILRNSDLQDYVEALKKLGFPQVAKAQVLVGGRMKAGGVLVSKTIEQAISNVSKIMDSEIKGEIPEGVLVEEFVPHESEHYISITIDRSLRDIVFVYSSHGGIDIEEFTKTHPEEVVKTNRVNDLPLEVRAFARRLYDIFVKYDLTLLEINPFVESNGYYYALDAVFHVDDSALYRQWWAGESSVEDSFVVLGGDVGVIGCGAGIVMATIDALTEHGFKPANFCDIGGGATADTLYSALTKVQKITNKAVLNIFGGITDCLEIAKGVTEFKSKNPSFEIYIRLSGNNEVIAKKLLEESGIVSTNDMKELIESVDRRVKGVRRDVVRE; via the coding sequence ATGAAAGTGCAAGAGTACGTTGCGAAGGACATTTTGAGAGCCGAAGGAGTGAGAGTTCCGAAAAGTATTCTGATTCTTAGAAATTCAGACTTACAAGACTATGTAGAAGCACTAAAAAAATTAGGATTTCCTCAGGTGGCTAAAGCTCAAGTTCTTGTAGGCGGAAGGATGAAGGCTGGAGGAGTGCTTGTTTCAAAAACCATTGAACAGGCAATAAGTAATGTGAGTAAGATTATGGACAGCGAAATAAAAGGTGAAATTCCGGAAGGGGTTCTCGTTGAAGAATTTGTTCCACACGAAAGTGAACACTATATTTCGATAACGATAGATAGAAGTCTAAGAGACATCGTTTTTGTATATTCGAGTCATGGAGGAATAGATATCGAAGAGTTTACGAAGACTCATCCAGAAGAAGTTGTAAAAACAAACAGAGTAAACGATTTACCACTTGAAGTAAGAGCTTTTGCAAGAAGACTTTATGACATATTCGTTAAGTACGACCTGACACTGCTTGAAATAAATCCGTTCGTTGAATCTAATGGTTATTACTACGCACTTGATGCTGTTTTCCACGTGGACGACAGCGCGCTCTACCGTCAGTGGTGGGCGGGAGAGTCTTCCGTGGAAGATTCTTTCGTGGTACTCGGCGGTGACGTTGGTGTCATCGGTTGTGGAGCAGGTATCGTCATGGCCACAATAGATGCACTCACTGAACACGGGTTCAAGCCAGCGAATTTCTGCGATATCGGCGGTGGTGCAACGGCTGATACACTTTACAGTGCGTTGACAAAGGTGCAAAAGATAACAAACAAGGCTGTACTGAACATATTCGGTGGAATAACCGACTGTCTTGAAATTGCAAAAGGAGTTACCGAATTCAAAAGTAAAAATCCGAGTTTTGAGATATACATAAGACTTTCGGGAAACAACGAAGTAATAGCTAAAAAGTTGTTAGAAGAGAGTGGAATCGTATCAACCAATGACATGAAGGAACTTATTGAATCTGTAGATAGGAGAGTTAAAGGAGTGAGAAGAGATGTTGTTCGCGAATGA
- a CDS encoding succinate--CoA ligase subunit alpha, with translation MLFANERVCVYGATGKYGSYHLKRMLEYGTNVVCGVSKNRIVKSIENIPVVVSLEDYVSKLGPVDTAILFVPAPSVLEAFQDAASNGVKNCVIITEHVPVHDTLKVLKLAKYQGINVIGPNCPGVIHPLEKVKVGIMPERYFKPGKVAIISRSGTLMYETAKYLSDGIGVAVGLGLGGDPVVGTNVSEAFDTVKKLGYDKVLVIGEIGGEDEISGIKHALKIGFLPKDIVAFFAGRHAPEGKKMGHAGAIVEGEKGKVQYKESILNEMGIRVVKFPWEVGNAWLN, from the coding sequence ATGTTGTTCGCGAATGAGAGAGTTTGTGTATATGGAGCTACTGGAAAATACGGTAGTTATCATCTCAAAAGAATGCTCGAGTACGGTACAAATGTTGTCTGTGGCGTGAGTAAAAATAGGATAGTGAAATCGATAGAAAACATTCCAGTTGTAGTATCACTCGAAGATTACGTTTCCAAATTGGGACCAGTAGATACAGCTATTCTTTTCGTGCCTGCACCAAGTGTCTTGGAGGCGTTTCAAGATGCTGCTTCGAACGGTGTAAAGAACTGCGTGATTATAACCGAGCATGTTCCAGTACATGACACATTGAAAGTTTTAAAACTTGCGAAGTACCAAGGTATAAATGTTATAGGTCCGAACTGTCCGGGGGTTATACACCCATTAGAAAAAGTGAAAGTCGGAATAATGCCAGAAAGGTATTTCAAACCCGGTAAGGTGGCGATTATCTCAAGAAGTGGAACGTTGATGTATGAGACAGCAAAATACCTGAGTGATGGTATTGGAGTAGCGGTTGGATTAGGACTTGGCGGAGATCCAGTGGTTGGTACAAATGTCTCAGAGGCGTTTGATACTGTAAAGAAATTGGGGTATGATAAAGTCTTAGTGATAGGCGAAATCGGTGGTGAAGATGAGATAAGTGGTATTAAACACGCTCTTAAGATAGGTTTTCTTCCGAAAGACATAGTTGCTTTCTTTGCAGGGAGGCATGCACCGGAAGGAAAGAAAATGGGGCACGCAGGTGCTATTGTTGAAGGAGAAAAAGGAAAAGTACAGTATAAGGAATCAATACTGAATGAGATGGGAATAAGGGTGGTGAAATTTCCGTGGGAAGTAGGAAACGCTTGGCTGAACTAA
- a CDS encoding YitT family protein, whose product MGSRKRLAELTREYVLSSLGVFLTALGLVIFLIPNNIAAGGASGLAIVLNKFLPISVGIWMYIINATLFLTAFLIIGFDFSFKTIYCTFLLNFFIDLFDRVIPMYKYHGSDMILAVFFGDILTAVGMAIAFSQNASTGGTDIIAKILNKFFGAPFGMSILFLDFAIGLSAGLAYNIDTGLYSILAIIVNGTTIDFVMKGLELSTNLWVVSEKADDIKRFVLNELERGVTVFEARGGYTNQSKNVLMIVIKRRELHELTTAIRTIDPKAFFFVNEARQVYGEGFKELV is encoded by the coding sequence GTGGGAAGTAGGAAACGCTTGGCTGAACTAACAAGAGAGTACGTTTTATCATCGCTCGGAGTATTTCTCACAGCGCTTGGCTTGGTAATATTCTTGATTCCCAATAATATAGCAGCTGGTGGTGCTTCAGGCTTAGCGATAGTTCTGAACAAATTCTTGCCAATATCGGTTGGTATATGGATGTACATAATAAACGCTACGCTATTTTTGACCGCATTTTTGATAATAGGTTTTGACTTCAGTTTCAAAACGATATACTGTACATTTTTGCTGAATTTTTTCATAGATTTATTTGACAGGGTTATTCCAATGTACAAGTATCATGGTAGCGACATGATCTTGGCTGTCTTCTTTGGCGATATACTAACAGCCGTTGGTATGGCTATCGCCTTCTCACAGAACGCATCTACAGGTGGTACAGACATTATAGCCAAGATTCTTAATAAATTCTTTGGAGCGCCTTTTGGTATGTCTATACTCTTTCTCGACTTTGCCATAGGTCTTTCAGCAGGACTGGCTTACAACATAGATACTGGTTTATACTCTATTCTTGCCATTATCGTCAATGGAACAACAATTGACTTTGTTATGAAAGGTCTCGAACTATCAACGAACCTGTGGGTTGTTTCAGAAAAAGCAGACGATATTAAAAGATTTGTGCTGAACGAGCTTGAAAGAGGTGTTACAGTCTTTGAGGCAAGGGGAGGATACACAAATCAATCTAAGAATGTTCTAATGATAGTTATAAAAAGGCGCGAGTTACACGAACTTACAACTGCAATTCGAACAATCGACCCGAAGGCGTTTTTCTTCGTCAACGAAGCCCGGCAAGTGTATGGTGAGGGTTTCAAAGAACTCGTGTAA
- a CDS encoding aspartate-semialdehyde dehydrogenase gives MGLRVGVVGATGAVGRNMVEVLESSGVDISEFRLFASERSAGQEIPFRGTTVRVEVLTEEAMREGFDYLLFSAGADVSRRYAPIAAEVGTTVIDNSSAFRMVSEIPLVVPEVNGKLLKGYSGIIANPNCSTIQMVLALYRVHDRYQLHEIFVSTYQAVSGAGYKAVREYENQLNGENTHNVFPRQIAHNVIPLIGDLRDDISQEEWKMINETRKILNSNSISVFPTTVRVPVRIGHSESVIARTLFPIMSKDDLIETIASGEDVIVHDDIITPLEIAGDDYTHVSRIRLFDAHTFGMWVVADNLRVGAATNAVRILKLHYQLNSKTTENAGAVERVESI, from the coding sequence ATGGGATTAAGAGTAGGCGTTGTTGGAGCAACCGGTGCGGTAGGAAGGAATATGGTCGAGGTACTTGAGAGTAGTGGTGTTGATATTTCAGAATTCAGGCTCTTTGCTTCGGAAAGGTCAGCAGGTCAAGAAATTCCATTCCGAGGTACAACAGTTCGTGTAGAAGTATTAACGGAAGAAGCGATGAGAGAAGGTTTTGATTACTTGCTTTTCTCAGCTGGTGCCGATGTTTCAAGACGATATGCACCAATTGCAGCCGAGGTAGGTACAACCGTTATTGATAATTCCTCCGCTTTCAGGATGGTGTCAGAAATTCCATTGGTTGTGCCAGAAGTCAATGGAAAGTTACTTAAGGGGTATTCGGGAATAATAGCAAACCCAAATTGTTCCACAATCCAAATGGTGTTGGCATTGTACAGGGTGCACGATAGGTATCAGCTACACGAGATATTCGTCTCGACTTATCAGGCAGTATCTGGCGCCGGTTACAAGGCAGTACGTGAGTACGAAAATCAGCTCAACGGAGAGAATACACATAACGTATTTCCAAGACAGATTGCACATAATGTAATTCCCTTGATAGGTGATTTGAGAGATGACATCTCCCAAGAAGAATGGAAGATGATAAATGAAACAAGGAAGATTTTAAATTCAAATTCAATTTCTGTCTTTCCAACAACTGTTAGAGTTCCAGTTCGAATAGGACATTCCGAGAGTGTTATTGCTCGCACACTATTCCCTATTATGAGCAAAGATGACCTCATAGAAACGATTGCCTCTGGTGAAGATGTTATTGTCCACGATGATATAATCACCCCTCTTGAAATTGCCGGCGACGATTACACACATGTCAGCAGAATAAGACTATTTGACGCACACACTTTTGGGATGTGGGTTGTTGCGGACAATTTGAGAGTCGGTGCGGCGACGAACGCTGTCAGAATATTGAAATTACATTATCAATTGAATTCGAAGACTACTGAGAATGCGGGAGCTGTCGAACGTGTTGAAAGTATATAA